CCTTCGCGCAGGTTGAAGTAGTGCTGCGAGGGGTCGTGCTCGATGAAAAGCTGCACGACGCCGACGCCGTAGGGCAGGCCTTCCTCGCGGATCACGCTCGGCGGGACCAGGTGCCAACCCAGGGCCTCGCTCACCAGGTAGGCGGCGTACTCGCGCCGGTACAGAGTGCCGTCCGGGAAGTCGCTCAGGGGAGCTTCGCCGCGCTGCGGCTTATAGACGGCGTATCCCATCCCCGCTCGAGGGTGCCGCAAGGTAAGGAGGTAGACGTAGTTGGAGCCGGCCGCCAGCAGGGCCGCCTCCTCTACTTCGGAATCCCGCAGCAGGTCGATCGCGTCCGGGCGCTCCGGCGACCAGGGCTGGGCGGGCATTCCGCGCACGTAGCGTGTGAAGATCAGGCACCTCCCGCGGGGACACCTCGATTATAAGGTGTCACTCCGTGGCGCCTTGCCTCGGCGCGGCGGCTGCGCAGCTCAGTTCGGAGCGGCCATGGCCCTCTTGGCGCGCGCCAGCACGAACTGGTCGAGCGCTTCCAGGTACTCCTTCCAGTGCTCGAAATAGCGGTCGCGGACCAGGGCCAGGAGGTCCCGCTGCATCACGATGCGCCGCTCGTGCCCGGGCGCGGCGGGGAAGTCCGCCAGGGCGGACACGTCCACGCCGTACAGGGCGCGATAGGTGATGGTCCCGGCCGGCAGGAGCTTCGAATGCACAGTCGCGCGGCATTTGAAGTGCCCCAGATGGGTCATCTCCAGATCCGTAATGCCGCACTGCTCCAGGGCAATGCGGCGGACTGCTTCCTCCGCGCTCTCTCCCTGTTTCACGTCGCCTTCCGGCAGGAGAAGCCTCCCTTCGCGCCAGGTCAGCACGACGCGTTCGCCACGGTACGGGTACATGGTGACGTGCACCACGGTGGCGTCCTCCGGCAGGTCGGTCGCCTCCCAGGACGCAAGCGTCTCGTCTGGGAACTTCTTTTCCGTGAAGACACGGCCGCGGCCCGGCGCCTCCGGGATGTATGCGGTCTGCTCGCCAATGAAGTCGTCAGGCGGACACATGAGATGACAACCCCCAAAGGTGGACGTGATGCAAGGCGATTTTCGAACCCGCTGATCGCGAACGCAAGGTGAGGAGGCTCGCTGTCAGGAGCGGCGGCCCGCCAGTCCGCGTACTGTACTCTCGCGCTCCCCGTCTGCGAAAATCGGCGTCAGTCCGCTGCTTCGGGGGGTGCCGCCATGGCCTTCAAGACCGAGACCGTATCCGTGCGAGACGGCATGTTCCGGGTGGAGATGCGCTGCGCCGGCCGCGGCGAGCCTCTGGTGTGGCTCCATCATTCCGGCGGCCACCAGGGCTGGTTCTCCTATCTGGACCGCCTGGCGGAGAAGTACATGGTCTTTCAGCCAGACCATCCCGGTTGGGGCAACTCCACGGGCCTCGAGCACCTGGACGACATCATCGACTTCGCGATCTTCTATCTTGACTTCTTCGACGCCATCAAGGTTGAGAGGCCGTACGTTATCGGCCACTCGCTCGGCGGCATGGTCGCTGCCGAGGTCGCGGCGCTGGGGCGCGATAGCGTCCGCAAGCTCGTCCTCTGCGACGCTGCCGGTCTCTGGAACGACGAGATCGGCGGGGCTGACTTCTTCACGATGCAGGGCCCCGAGCTTGTGGCCGCCAGCGTGTACAAGCCGGAGAACATGGCGCGCCTCGGGCCTCCGATCGACCGCGAGAACCGCGAGGCGATGGCGCGGGCGATGTTCGAGCGTCAGAAGTCTTTCGCCGCGGCCGGCAAGTTTCTCTGGCCGATCTGGGACAAGGGCCTGAAGAAGCGCATCCACCGCATCTCGGCTCCAACACTGATCGTCTGGGGCGAGCATGACGGCATCGTGCCACCCGGCTACGCCGAGGAGTTCCACAGGCGCATCCCGGGCTCCCGCGTGGTGATGTTCGCGGAATCGGCCCACTTCCCCATGGTCGAGGAAGAAGACAAGTTCATCCAGGTCGTCACGGACTTCCTTGCGGAGTAGTCTCCGGGCTTCCCGGGTTCCCGGACTCCGCCCTCGCGCTCAAGATAGGCACCGTATATTATCTAGCGGCCTAACATTCACAGCGGGACAGGAGAAATCGCAGCCCATGACAACGCCGGCAGCGCCGCAGCCACAGCAGTTCGTACCGCTTACCGAGCTCAAAATCACGCCCGAGATCCGCGACGCCGTCAACAACGCCCTCGCCAACCGCACTCCCATCATCGTCGCCTACGTGGACGAGGAAGGCCAGCCGAGCCTCTCGTTCCGCGGCAGCACCCAGGTCTACAGCGACACGCAGCTCGCCATCTGGGTCCGCAACCCGGAGGGCGGCCTGCAGAGGGCCCTCCAGAAAAACAACCGCATCACCCTCTTCTACCGCGACCCTGAGAAGCGAATCACGCTGCAGTTCCGCGGTCGCGGCCACATCGAGAATGACCCCAAGACGAGGGAGACGGTGTACAACAACGCGCCCGAACCGGAGCGCAACGCCGACCGCGAGCAGCGCGGCTTCCCCCTGATCATCGACCTGCACCAAGTCGATGGCGTCATGCCCGGCGTCCGGGTCCAGATGCGGCCGTAACCCAGGCCGCGGATCGGCGCCGGCGAGAGCGGCCTGCGGGTCGGCCTTCTCGTGCTACCCTCAATGTGACTTCGCGTGATGAGGCCGGATTTGCGTACGCACGTAGCGCTGCCTGAGGACCTGGCGCCAGAGGACGACGCCTGCGCTGGCAAGCGCCGCGGGAGCCTGTTCCGGAACGACGCGAGCCCGCCAACGGAGCGGCCCAGTCGCGCCCCGTGAGGTCGGCACCCGCCATCTCCGTCCGCGGCCTGCGGAAGTCATACGGCAGCATCGAGGCCGTTCGGGGCATTGACTTCGAGGTGCGCGAGGGGGAGGTCTTTGCCCTCCTGGGCCCCAATGGCGCCGGCAAGACAACGACGGTCGAGATCCTCGAGGGACACCGGAAGCGCTCGGCAGGCGAGGTCAGCGTCCTCGGCTTCGACCCGGAAAAGGGCGGGCGCAGCTTTCGCGAGCGCATCGGCATCGTCTTGCAGGAGACCGGCGTCGAACGCTATCTGACCGTGGCCGAGTCCATCGAGATGTTCCGCGGCTACTACCCGGCCCCCTTGCCTCTGGACGAAGTGTTGGAGGTCGTCGGCCTGCGTGACCAGCGCAACGTCAGGGTGCGCAAGCTCTCGGGCGGTCAGCAGCGCCGGCTCGACGTCGCCATCGGCCTTGCCGGCAACCCTGACCTGCTCTTCCTGGACGAGCCCACCACGGGATTCGACCCGGCCGCGCGCCGCAACGCCTGGCAGATGATCCGTAACCTCAGGTCCCTGGGCAAGACAGTCCTGCTGACAACCCACTACCTGGACGAGGCGGACAACCTGGCGGACCGCGTCGCGATCATCTCCGCCGGCGTAATCGTGGCCGAAGGCACGCCGGCCCAGCTCATAGCCTCCGAGCCTTCCAGCACGATCCGGTTCCGCGCCGCCACGTCGCAACCTCTGCCGCCGGAGCTCGCCTCCGTCGCTGCACTCGACAATGGAGTCACGACTATTCGCACCGCGACGCCCACCCGCGTCCTGTACGAGCTGCTGCGCTGGGCGAACGACAACGGGATCGAGCTCGAGGAACTGACCCTCTCGAGGGCGTCGCTGGAGGACGTCTATCTGAAGCTGGTCGGCGCGACCGAGCCGGAGGCTGTATCGTGAGCGGTGCTCGCCTGGCGCTGCGCCAGCTCCGCTACGAGAACCGCGCCTTCTGGCGGAACCCGGCTTCCGCCTTCTTCACCTTCGTCTTCCCGCTCATGTTCCTGGTCATCTTCAATGTCTTCTTTGGCAACGAAGAGATCGAGGTGCGCGGCGGGACGGCCACCGCTTCCAACTTCTACGTGCCCGCCATAACGGCCCTGTCGGTGATCACTGCCTGCTACACCAACCTGGCGATGGCCCTCACTTTTTCCCGCGACGAAGGCGTCCTCAAGCGCATCCGCGGCGCGCCGGTCCCGACGTGGGTCTTCCTTGCGGGCAAGATCCTCAACTCGATCGTGGTCTCCATCCTACTGGTCGTGATCGTGGTTGCCTTCGGCTATGTCTTCTACGATGTGCAGCTGCCCGACAACACGCTGGCAGCATTCCTCCTCACGCTGGTCGTCGGGGCAGCGACGTTCAGCGCGCTCGGCCTGGGCATAACCGGCCTCGTCCCCTCCGCGGAGGCGGCGCCCGCGGTGATCAACGCTTCCGTCCTACCTCTGATGTTCATCTCCGACATCTTCATCCGCACCGACGACGCCCCCGCCTGGATCACCACCGTCGCCGAAATCTTCCCCATCCGGCACTTCTCCCAGGCCCTCCAGACGTCCTTCAACCCATTCGAGTCACGCTCCGGCTTTGAGCCCGAGCGCCTGGCCGCGATGCTTGCCTGGGGGGCAGCGGGCGTTGTGCTCGCGCTCCTCAAGTTCGACTGGGAACCGCGACGCTAGCGCCTGAGGTCGACGTACCTGAACTCGCGGCCGGGGCCGTCCTCCGGGTCGATGGTCGAGAAGTCGAAGTAGCGGCCGCGCATCAAGTCCTCTCGCGATTGGGCTACGAAGAAGCGGCGCACGTTCTCCTCCGGGAGTCCGCTGACGCGCAGGGCCTCGTCCCACTCCTCGAAGGAACGGCTGAGCCGCTCTGCCTCCTCCTCGCTCCACACCACGTAGACGACAATCATCGAGCGCCGCTTTGGCTGGCCCGCCTCGCCCGCGCGGGGCGATTCGAGCTCCGCGCCGCCGGGCTGCCGGGGCAAGTCGAGGGCTGGCGCCACGGCGAGGGCCGCCGCCGCCAGGATTACGGCCGCCGAGGCGACACTGAGCGCCGTCCACAGCAACGCGAGCGCCGCCGGCGCCTCGCCCGCGCTAGTAATGTCGGGCTCTTGCATGGCACGGCATTTTAGCCGCTCCCGCGGGCGCGCCAAAAGCCAGCCCGTACGACGCTCGTCCCTGTTCGCGCGGGGCCTGCGCCAGCAAGGCAGCGTCGTGCACGCGCCGGATCGCCGCTATGAGCGGACCAACAGTCGACCTGCGCGCAGGAGCCCGGCCCGTCCTGCCTCCGGCGGCCGCACGGCGCTAGTAGGGCAGTCCCTTGCCGCCGAACACGCCGCGCAGGGCGGCGATCTCACCGGCATGAGCCGTGCAATGGGACACGACCACAGTCAGCAGTTGCGCCAGGCTCATGCTCCAATCGCGCCCCGGGAAAGGCAGGGCCCGGTCCAGGTCTTCCGCGGAGAGCCCGGCGATGTAGAGTTCGCTGGCCGAGTACACCGCGCGGCGATACCCGAGAAAGTCGAATAGGTCGAAGGGGCGTGGCGCTTCCCCCTGCCACAGGTTCGGCGGCGTCTCCCGCCCAAGCTTGGCCGCCCACCCGCCCGACTCCCAGACGGTCGGCTTTCCCTGGATGATCTGCTGGATGTACATGTCCTCCACTCCGACCGCGTGCCCGTAGATTTCGCCGATCGGGTTGGCGTTGCCGGGCGGCCGCCGCCAGAGCGCATCCCTGTCAATGTCGTTCATCACCGTCTGGAGCATGGCGTGGGCGTCACGCAGGACCGTGAGGAAGGCTTCCGCAGGCGTCATAGGCTGAGAATACAGGACGGCTCCCGCTCGCTGGAGAAGGGCGAGCTTGCAAGGCAGGGCATCGCGCCCCGCGGCCGGCGTCCGAGGCAGCTCGCCCCTTAGTCGTCGGCGCCTTCGCCCCCGAAGCTCTCCATGAGCGTGCTCAGGAATCCCTTCTTCTTGCGCGGCTGGCCGTACTGGTCCCGGTTGCCGCGGTCGCCGCGCCTGTAGTACCACTCATCGTCATCGTCGTCGTCGGGGCGGTAACCCGGGTGGCTGCGGACATACTCACGGCGTTGTTCTGTAAGCCGCTCGAGCTCGCCGCTATCGAGCCAGATGCCGTGGCCGCTCGGGCAGACGTCCATGATCACGTCGCCCCGCTCCCGTTCGCGCATTGGTGCGCCACACTTGGGACAATTCATCAGTCTCCTCCGGCTGCTCGTGTTGACTGAGGGCTAGTGAGACCCGACCGCCGGCTCTTCCGGCAATGCTTTCTCCGCGACATGCTCGAGTCGAGGCTCCTTGGGGAAGAGCAACGAGGCAGCTATCGCGGTGCTGATGACGGACGCCACGACCAGCAGCGAGACTTCCACCGGGATCTTGTAGACCTCAGAGAGGAGCATTTTCGTCCCGACGAAGGCCAGCACCAGCGAGAGCCCGAGCTGCAAGTAGTGGAACTTGCCGACCACCCCTGCCAGAAGGAAGTACATGGAGCGCAAGCCCATGACTGCGCAGAGGTTTGACGTGTACACGAGGAACGGGTCGTGCGTGATCGCGAAAATCGCGGGGATGGAGTCGATTGCGAACACCAGGTCGGTCGTCTCGACCGCAGCGAGCACGACCATCAGGGGCGTAGCCATCAGCACGCCATCGCGGCGCACGAAGAAGCGCTGCCCCTCGTAGGTCTCGGTTACGGGCAGGAAGCGGCGGATGAAGCGCACCGCCGGGTTGGTGGACGGGTCTTGATGGCTCACGCCGCCCGTCGCCATGCGCCAGGCGCTGAGGATAAGGATGGCGCCGAAGATGTAGATGACCCAGTGCAACTGGTGGATGAGGACCGAGCCCAGCGCGATGAGGGTCCCCCGCATCACTATGACGCCGAGAATGCCCCAGAACAGCACGCGGTGCTGGTAGGCCGCCGGCACCGCGAAGTACGTGAAAAGCAGGACGAAGACGAAAATGTTGTCGACGCTGAGTGAGAGCTCGATCAGGTAGCCGGTGAAGAAGGCGACGCCCGGCTCATGTCCCGCGAGAAAGTAGATGGCGGCGTTGAAGGTGAGCGCCAACGAGACCCAGGTGACCGTCCATCCCGCTGCCTCCTTCACGGAGACTGCATGAGCCTGGCGGTGAAAGACGCCCAGGTCCAGCGCGAGCAACCCGAATACGGTAGCGTTGAACGCTACCCACAGCCAGATACTGGCGTCGATACTTCCTTCCAAC
This genomic stretch from Dehalococcoidia bacterium harbors:
- a CDS encoding TerC family protein, whose amino-acid sequence is MEGSIDASIWLWVAFNATVFGLLALDLGVFHRQAHAVSVKEAAGWTVTWVSLALTFNAAIYFLAGHEPGVAFFTGYLIELSLSVDNIFVFVLLFTYFAVPAAYQHRVLFWGILGVIVMRGTLIALGSVLIHQLHWVIYIFGAILILSAWRMATGGVSHQDPSTNPAVRFIRRFLPVTETYEGQRFFVRRDGVLMATPLMVVLAAVETTDLVFAIDSIPAIFAITHDPFLVYTSNLCAVMGLRSMYFLLAGVVGKFHYLQLGLSLVLAFVGTKMLLSEVYKIPVEVSLLVVASVISTAIAASLLFPKEPRLEHVAEKALPEEPAVGSH
- a CDS encoding alpha/beta hydrolase — translated: MAFKTETVSVRDGMFRVEMRCAGRGEPLVWLHHSGGHQGWFSYLDRLAEKYMVFQPDHPGWGNSTGLEHLDDIIDFAIFYLDFFDAIKVERPYVIGHSLGGMVAAEVAALGRDSVRKLVLCDAAGLWNDEIGGADFFTMQGPELVAASVYKPENMARLGPPIDRENREAMARAMFERQKSFAAAGKFLWPIWDKGLKKRIHRISAPTLIVWGEHDGIVPPGYAEEFHRRIPGSRVVMFAESAHFPMVEEEDKFIQVVTDFLAE
- a CDS encoding pyridoxamine 5'-phosphate oxidase family protein; amino-acid sequence: MTTPAAPQPQQFVPLTELKITPEIRDAVNNALANRTPIIVAYVDEEGQPSLSFRGSTQVYSDTQLAIWVRNPEGGLQRALQKNNRITLFYRDPEKRITLQFRGRGHIENDPKTRETVYNNAPEPERNADREQRGFPLIIDLHQVDGVMPGVRVQMRP
- a CDS encoding ABC transporter ATP-binding protein; its protein translation is MRSAPAISVRGLRKSYGSIEAVRGIDFEVREGEVFALLGPNGAGKTTTVEILEGHRKRSAGEVSVLGFDPEKGGRSFRERIGIVLQETGVERYLTVAESIEMFRGYYPAPLPLDEVLEVVGLRDQRNVRVRKLSGGQQRRLDVAIGLAGNPDLLFLDEPTTGFDPAARRNAWQMIRNLRSLGKTVLLTTHYLDEADNLADRVAIISAGVIVAEGTPAQLIASEPSSTIRFRAATSQPLPPELASVAALDNGVTTIRTATPTRVLYELLRWANDNGIELEELTLSRASLEDVYLKLVGATEPEAVS
- a CDS encoding zf-TFIIB domain-containing protein, giving the protein MNCPKCGAPMRERERGDVIMDVCPSGHGIWLDSGELERLTEQRREYVRSHPGYRPDDDDDDEWYYRRGDRGNRDQYGQPRKKKGFLSTLMESFGGEGADD
- a CDS encoding ABC transporter permease → MSGARLALRQLRYENRAFWRNPASAFFTFVFPLMFLVIFNVFFGNEEIEVRGGTATASNFYVPAITALSVITACYTNLAMALTFSRDEGVLKRIRGAPVPTWVFLAGKILNSIVVSILLVVIVVAFGYVFYDVQLPDNTLAAFLLTLVVGAATFSALGLGITGLVPSAEAAPAVINASVLPLMFISDIFIRTDDAPAWITTVAEIFPIRHFSQALQTSFNPFESRSGFEPERLAAMLAWGAAGVVLALLKFDWEPRR
- a CDS encoding NUDIX domain-containing protein, giving the protein MCPPDDFIGEQTAYIPEAPGRGRVFTEKKFPDETLASWEATDLPEDATVVHVTMYPYRGERVVLTWREGRLLLPEGDVKQGESAEEAVRRIALEQCGITDLEMTHLGHFKCRATVHSKLLPAGTITYRALYGVDVSALADFPAAPGHERRIVMQRDLLALVRDRYFEHWKEYLEALDQFVLARAKRAMAAPN
- a CDS encoding DinB family protein, producing the protein MTPAEAFLTVLRDAHAMLQTVMNDIDRDALWRRPPGNANPIGEIYGHAVGVEDMYIQQIIQGKPTVWESGGWAAKLGRETPPNLWQGEAPRPFDLFDFLGYRRAVYSASELYIAGLSAEDLDRALPFPGRDWSMSLAQLLTVVVSHCTAHAGEIAALRGVFGGKGLPY